One part of the Arabidopsis thaliana chromosome 1 sequence genome encodes these proteins:
- a CDS encoding Pectin lyase-like superfamily protein (Pectin lyase-like superfamily protein; FUNCTIONS IN: lyase activity, pectate lyase activity; INVOLVED IN: biological_process unknown; LOCATED IN: endomembrane system; EXPRESSED IN: petal, leaf whorl, sepal, flower; EXPRESSED DURING: 4 anthesis, petal differentiation and expansion stage; CONTAINS InterPro DOMAIN/s: Pectin lyase fold/virulence factor (InterPro:IPR011050), AmbAllergen (InterPro:IPR018082), Pectate lyase/Amb allergen (InterPro:IPR002022), Pectin lyase fold (InterPro:IPR012334); BEST Arabidopsis thaliana protein match is: Pectin lyase-like superfamily protein (TAIR:AT1G11920.1); Has 1738 Blast hits to 1729 proteins in 284 species: Archae - 0; Bacteria - 793; Metazoa - 0; Fungi - 235; Plants - 697; Viruses - 0; Other Eukaryotes - 13 (source: NCBI BLink).), which produces MASLVVIVSLLLAAFASPLLETAHSYNVTAPRVSLNPIDACWRRNPKWATNRQALAHCAVGYGKAAIGGKNGPIYVVTNPSDNPTRPSPGTLRYAVSQPKPLWITFARDMVIVLKSQLMINSYKTIDGRGAKVEIANGPCLRIRQVKHVIIHGISIHDCKADPNGMDGDGIRVFQSTHVWIDHCFLSRCHDGLIDVIVSSTAVTISNNYFTQHDKVMLLGHDDSYMGDKDMRVTIAFNTFGPGLIERMPRVRRGYAHVANNRYEKWQMYAIGGSANPIIFSEGNYFVAPEKRSSKQVTKRMMAGPDSKRWKWGTSRDVFMNGAFFGPPGVIVRPLYKGGEGFRVAHGSLVPSLTSSAGPLRCYVGRIC; this is translated from the exons atggcTTCTCTCGTGGTAATAGTTTCACTTCTCTTGGCAGCTTTCGCTTCTCCTCTTTTAGAGACTGCTCATAGTTATAATGTAACCGCCCCCAGGGTATCACTAAATCCAATTGATGCTTGCTGGcgaagaaaccctaaatggGCGACTAATCGTCAAGCCCTAGCACATTGCGCGGTAGGGTACGGGAAAGCAGCAATAGGGGGAAAAAACGGTCCGATCTACGTGGTTACAAACCCATCAGACAACCCTACACGCCCTAGCCCCGGAACCTTAAGATATGCGGTGAGCCAACCTAAACCGCTGTGGATCACATTTGCACGTGACATGGTGATAGTGTTGAAAAGCCAGCTCATGATTAACAGCTACAAGACAATCGACGGAAGAGGGGCAAAGGTTGAAATTGCCAACGGACCATGCTTAAGGATCAGACAAGTGAAGCATGTCATTATACATGGGATAAGTATCCATGATTGTAAAGCAGATCCCAATGGAATGGATGGTGATGGAATACGCGTTTTTCAATCTACACATGTTTGGATCGATCATTGTTTCCTTTCTCGGTGCCATGATGGTTTGATCGATGTGATTGTTTCTTCTACGGCTGTCACGATTTCAAATAACTACTTCACGCAGCATGATAAA GTGATGTTACTCGGACATGATGACAGTTATATGGGAGATAAGGACATGAGAGTTACAATTGCATTCAATACTTTTGGACCGGGTCTCATTGAGAGAATGCCTAG GGTGAGGAGAGGGTATGCACATGTAGCAAACAATAGGTACGAGAAATGGCAAATGTACGCGATCGGAGGAAGTGCTAATCCAATTATCTTTAGTGAAGGCAACTACTTCGTTGCTCCCGAAAAACGTAGCAGCAAACAG gTGACGAAGAGAATGATGGCTGGACCTGATTCTAAAAGATGGAAATGGGGTACGTCTAGAGATGTTTTCATGAACGGAGCTTTCTTCGGACCGCCAGGAGTAATAGTCAGGCCGTTGTACAAAGGAGGAGAGGGGTTTCGGGTGGCACATGGCTCTCTCGTCCCTTCTCTTACTTCCTCTGCCGGTCCTCTCCGTTGCTACGTCGGCAGGATTTGctaa